The following coding sequences are from one Streptomyces sp. NBC_01485 window:
- a CDS encoding class F sortase, which produces MYDHERTSARERSPGGRFLTGLAWAVLLLGLWLWGREVTDVRHGVSAPATGDMAAVGRPPDTELPPAAKPLGQALPQRIDIPDLGVQAPVVARGLDAQGAIDPPPFDQAGVVGWYADGAKPGAKGTALLVGHVDTETRPAVFYKLSTLKAGETVRVVRDDGKVAEFTVDDVEVVQRDHFDARQAYGPRQSDRAELRLITCGGTYDRASHSYTANVIVSAYLTGTAV; this is translated from the coding sequence ATGTACGACCACGAACGCACGTCCGCCCGCGAACGCTCTCCCGGCGGCCGCTTCCTCACCGGTCTGGCCTGGGCGGTGCTGCTGCTCGGGCTGTGGCTGTGGGGCCGCGAGGTGACCGACGTACGGCATGGCGTATCCGCCCCGGCCACGGGTGACATGGCCGCGGTGGGCCGTCCCCCGGACACCGAACTCCCGCCCGCCGCCAAGCCGTTGGGGCAGGCGCTGCCGCAGCGCATCGACATACCCGACCTGGGCGTGCAGGCCCCGGTCGTCGCGCGCGGTCTGGACGCCCAGGGGGCCATCGACCCACCGCCCTTCGATCAGGCGGGCGTCGTCGGCTGGTACGCGGACGGCGCGAAACCCGGCGCCAAGGGCACGGCCCTGCTGGTCGGGCACGTCGACACGGAGACCCGGCCCGCCGTCTTCTACAAGCTCAGCACCCTCAAGGCGGGCGAGACGGTACGGGTGGTCCGGGACGACGGCAAGGTCGCCGAGTTCACCGTCGACGACGTCGAGGTCGTCCAGCGCGACCACTTCGACGCCCGACAGGCCTACGGCCCCCGCCAGTCGGACCGTGCCGAACTGCGCCTGATCACCTGCGGCGGCACCTACGACCGGGCCAGCCACAGCTACACGGCCAA
- a CDS encoding HAD-IIA family hydrolase yields MADRKPIESWLTDMDGVLIHEGVPIPGADAFLKRLRESGKPFLVLTNNSIYTPRDLHARLQRMGLDVPIDNIWTSALATAQFLGDQRPDGTAYVIGEAGLTTALHDIGYILTDHEPDYVVLGETRTYSFEAMTKAVRLINDGARFICTNPDETGPSAEGPLPATGAVAALITKATGKNPYFAGKPNPLMMRTGLNAIGAHSETSAMIGDRMDTDVLAGMEAGMQTFLVLTGLTRPEQVENFPYRPSKIVDSIADLVDRI; encoded by the coding sequence ATGGCAGACCGCAAGCCCATCGAGTCGTGGCTCACCGACATGGACGGTGTGCTCATCCACGAGGGCGTGCCGATCCCCGGCGCCGACGCCTTCCTGAAGAGGCTGCGCGAGTCCGGCAAGCCGTTCCTGGTCCTCACCAACAACTCGATCTATACCCCCCGTGACCTGCACGCCCGCCTCCAGCGCATGGGCCTGGACGTGCCGATCGACAACATCTGGACCTCCGCGCTGGCCACCGCCCAGTTCCTCGGCGACCAGCGGCCCGACGGCACGGCGTACGTCATCGGCGAGGCGGGTCTGACCACCGCGCTGCACGACATCGGCTACATCCTCACCGACCACGAGCCCGACTACGTCGTCCTCGGCGAGACCCGCACCTACTCCTTCGAGGCGATGACGAAGGCCGTCCGGCTCATCAACGACGGCGCCCGTTTCATCTGCACCAACCCGGACGAGACCGGCCCCTCCGCCGAGGGCCCGCTCCCGGCCACCGGGGCCGTCGCCGCGCTGATCACCAAGGCGACCGGCAAGAACCCGTACTTCGCGGGCAAGCCCAACCCCCTGATGATGCGCACCGGGCTGAACGCCATCGGCGCCCACTCCGAGACCAGCGCGATGATCGGCGACCGCATGGACACCGACGTGCTGGCCGGCATGGAGGCCGGGATGCAGACGTTCCTGGTGCTCACCGGCCTGACCCGGCCCGAGCAGGTCGAGAACTTCCCCTACCGCCCGTCGAAGATCGTGGACTCGATCGCGGACCTCGTGGACCGCATCTGA
- a CDS encoding Gfo/Idh/MocA family protein, with the protein MTGTPLRVGLIGYGLAGSVFHAPLIAATEGLVLDTVVTSNPERQEQARAEFPDVRVTATPDGLLARADELDLVVVASPNRTHVPLATAALKAGLPVVVDKPVAGTAAEARELAALAEERGLLLSVFQNRRWDSDFLTLRALLADGELGDVWRFESRFERWRPLPKGGWRESGDPEEIGGLLYDLGSHIVDQALVLFGPVVSVYAETDVRRPGAETDDDTFIALTHAGGARSHLHVSATTAQLGPRFRVLGSTAGYVKYGLDPQEAALRAGGRPGGSGSGSRSGSDSGDWGTEPEELWGRVGAGESPLTGGGRPVRSLPGDYPAYYAAVAKALIDGGPNPVTAVEAAAALDVLEAARRSARDKVAVTL; encoded by the coding sequence ATGACAGGTACTCCTCTCCGCGTGGGCCTGATCGGCTACGGTCTCGCCGGCTCCGTCTTCCACGCCCCGCTGATCGCCGCGACCGAGGGCCTCGTCCTCGACACGGTGGTCACCTCGAACCCCGAGCGGCAGGAGCAGGCCCGCGCCGAGTTCCCGGACGTACGCGTCACCGCCACCCCCGACGGCCTCCTCGCCCGCGCCGACGAGCTGGACCTGGTCGTCGTCGCGTCCCCGAACAGGACGCACGTCCCGCTCGCGACCGCCGCCCTGAAGGCCGGTCTGCCGGTCGTCGTCGACAAGCCGGTCGCCGGCACCGCGGCCGAGGCGCGTGAGCTGGCCGCCCTCGCCGAGGAGCGCGGCCTGCTCCTCTCCGTCTTCCAGAACCGCCGCTGGGACAGCGACTTCCTGACCCTGCGGGCACTGCTGGCGGACGGCGAGCTGGGCGACGTATGGCGCTTCGAGTCCCGGTTCGAGCGGTGGCGGCCACTGCCGAAGGGCGGCTGGCGGGAGTCCGGCGACCCGGAAGAGATCGGAGGTCTGCTCTACGACCTCGGCAGCCACATCGTCGACCAGGCACTGGTCCTGTTCGGCCCGGTGGTCTCCGTCTACGCCGAGACGGACGTCCGCCGGCCGGGCGCGGAGACGGACGACGACACGTTCATCGCGCTGACGCACGCGGGCGGCGCCCGTTCCCACCTCCACGTCTCCGCGACGACCGCCCAACTCGGGCCGCGCTTCCGGGTGTTGGGCTCGACGGCGGGCTACGTGAAGTACGGCCTGGATCCGCAGGAGGCGGCCCTGCGGGCGGGCGGGCGACCCGGCGGCTCGGGCTCAGGATCCCGTTCTGGCTCCGACTCCGGTGACTGGGGTACGGAGCCGGAGGAGCTGTGGGGGCGTGTCGGTGCCGGAGAGTCGCCGCTGACCGGCGGCGGACGACCCGTACGGTCCCTCCCCGGCGACTACCCGGCCTACTACGCTGCGGTGGCCAAGGCACTGATCGACGGCGGCCCCAATCCGGTGACCGCCGTCGAGGCGGCCGCCGCCCTCGACGTCCTGGAGGCGGCCCGCCGTTCGGCACGAGACAAGGTGGCGGTGACGCTGTAA
- a CDS encoding ROK family transcriptional regulator, whose protein sequence is MNRTNGVGRNTGTGVGTGVGRGPGVGTGVNLLALRNHNAALVLDLLRTAGPDGISRLELAERTGLTPQAVSKITARLRQEGLAAEAGHRASTGGKPRTVLRLVPEAGHAIGVHLDRDELRVVLAELDGRVVGERCVPLSLGAGAETVVGAVVREVRGVMEVAETAGAAGVLGGVLAGEPLGLSLTPASTLAPTPAPTPTPTPTLTPSAGLAPTAPAAPSAPAKPPAPPLLGVGVALPGPLDHTHGVLHRVTGFPEWDGFPLRDVLAARLGVPVIVDKDTNAAALGLAVGGERGSFACLHLGTGLGAGLVIGGTVHRGARTGAGEFGHQVIQLDGPPCTCGNRGCVEALCLAAIGRGDVAEAARVLGEAAANLAGLLDIDAVLLGGRTIAADPAPFVHGVAAVLDARARREGSPEGAVPVRLAPGGARAVAEGAAQLSLAPVFGRGDG, encoded by the coding sequence GTGAACAGGACGAACGGCGTCGGCCGCAACACGGGCACAGGCGTAGGTACGGGCGTAGGCAGAGGTCCGGGTGTAGGCACAGGCGTCAACCTGCTGGCCCTGCGCAACCACAACGCCGCGCTCGTGCTCGACCTGCTGCGCACGGCCGGCCCGGACGGCATCAGCCGGCTCGAACTCGCCGAGCGCACCGGGCTCACCCCGCAGGCGGTCAGCAAGATCACCGCCCGGCTGCGGCAGGAGGGGCTGGCGGCGGAGGCGGGCCACCGCGCCTCGACCGGCGGCAAGCCGCGCACGGTCCTGCGCCTGGTCCCCGAGGCCGGCCACGCGATCGGCGTCCACCTGGACCGCGACGAGCTGCGGGTGGTGCTGGCCGAACTCGACGGGCGCGTGGTGGGGGAGCGGTGCGTCCCGCTGTCGCTGGGCGCGGGGGCGGAGACGGTGGTGGGGGCGGTGGTGCGGGAGGTGCGGGGGGTGATGGAGGTGGCGGAGACGGCGGGGGCGGCCGGGGTCCTCGGGGGCGTCCTCGCCGGAGAACCCCTGGGCCTGTCCCTGACTCCGGCCTCGACTCTGGCCCCGACGCCTGCCCCGACTCCGACTCCGACTCCGACCCTGACCCCGAGTGCGGGTCTCGCGCCGACCGCGCCCGCCGCACCGAGCGCTCCCGCTAAGCCCCCCGCGCCCCCCCTCCTCGGCGTCGGTGTAGCCCTCCCCGGCCCCCTCGATCACACCCATGGCGTGCTGCACCGGGTCACCGGGTTTCCCGAGTGGGACGGGTTTCCGTTGCGGGACGTGCTGGCGGCGCGTCTCGGGGTGCCGGTGATCGTCGACAAGGACACCAACGCCGCCGCGCTCGGCCTCGCCGTCGGCGGCGAGCGCGGCTCCTTCGCCTGCCTCCACCTCGGGACGGGCCTCGGCGCCGGCCTGGTGATCGGCGGGACCGTGCACCGGGGCGCCCGCACCGGCGCGGGGGAGTTCGGACACCAGGTCATCCAGTTGGACGGGCCGCCCTGCACCTGCGGCAACCGGGGCTGCGTCGAGGCGCTGTGCCTGGCGGCCATCGGCCGGGGGGACGTGGCCGAGGCGGCACGCGTGCTCGGCGAGGCCGCCGCGAACCTCGCCGGACTGCTCGACATCGACGCCGTGCTGCTGGGCGGCCGTACGATCGCCGCCGACCCGGCGCCGTTCGTCCACGGAGTCGCCGCCGTCCTCGACGCCCGCGCCCGCCGCGAGGGCTCCCCGGAGGGCGCCGTTCCGGTACGCCTCGCTCCCGGCGGAGCCCGAGCGGTCGCGGAGGGCGCGGCACAGTTGTCGCTGGCACCGGTGTTCGGCCGGGGGGACGGGTAG